The Apus apus isolate bApuApu2 chromosome 1, bApuApu2.pri.cur, whole genome shotgun sequence nucleotide sequence TACTTCTTCATAGGCCCATGGGCTTAAGTATTAATGCCTTTACTCCCTCACTTTGCTCTCTTCTTAATTTTCATTAGTGTTTCATTGGTGTTTCTGGCAAGGATTCTGTTAGTCCTGCATTGTACAAAGACAAACgaaaaagcagtttcttcttCACTTTCTCTAACctgttgaaatttttttttgtaaactagCTTTCTCTTATTCTTATCCTTGGCTTTGATTTTTGGTCTTACTGCTTTTTAAGTATCTCCTGCTTTGAATTAGAAGTCCTCAAAATTAATAGCTAGCAATTTTCAAGGTTATATCTCATTTTGTTACTTCTGGACCAAATTTTGAGTCTTTCAGGATCCCTCTGTGCCCTTTTACTGTCTCTTCTCATGCTTGCAAACACCTGCAGATTTGAATAATgtgctctttctctctgctttcgCATTATTAATGAAGAAACTAAATCAAATCAAGCCAGACACTTATTTGAGTAAGTGGTCTTTGGATACTTCTCGTCAACAAGACACAGTGCTGTTGCCCTTGCctagttttaaatattaaatcttAATGCAGTACCTGTTTTGAAGCCCATATAAATATTCTTTTAGTAATAGGTTGGTGTGGCACTGCATCAGACTGTTAACAGTTAGTACTTCTACCAATTGACATTCATGCTGATGCAGTGACCActtaaatacataatttaatatAAGCTTTGAAAAGTCAGCTGTAGTACACAACATGGCCTTTATTGTTCATCAGTTTTATGGATGCATTGTGAAAAAATAAGTAACTACATAGTGCTAACAAGCATTTCTTTGtgaatttttaaagctgtgttgcTGCCATCCATATAGTCAGCCAGGGAAATCCCATGTAGATAAAAAAGCTCTACATGTTACCTCTCTTCTTTAATGCTTAATTCAGCTAGACTTTCTGAATACCTATTGGGGATAcaggtaaataaaaattaactattAAATTTATAATTATGTAATTAGGACATTTGTATTGGCTacaccatcactctctggaaTTCAAGGCCAGAGTTGTTGGATTGGAAGAATGAGTCATTATTAGCAAGTGCTACATTTTCTGTAGGGCTGGGGATTTTTAGGTTAGCTgaaaccatattttttttccaggaaggtGTCCAAGCTAAGATTTTAGTGTATAATAAAACTCAtcacagctgcttttgtttcattttgaaagaaaaaaaaaaaaaccacaacaaaaacaagcaaacactaAATGTAATTAAGAGTTCAGTCTTTTCATTaacatttaagagaaaaaaaatgtaacatttttctattttgcagTAATAAACAGCCAATTTTTCATCTCAATGCTGTTGCATCTCATTTTTGGGGTCTGATCTTTGCGATTCTACTGCAGGATATTAGTTTAGTTGCCCACAAGTGCCCAATATAAAGCTTTGAAGATACAAAACAGTATCAGTTCTGCACACAACTGACTTAATTAAACTGTGTATCACACTTAAATTGCACATGTAGAATAGCAGGATTgcagaatggttgaggttggacaGGACCTCTGGCGGTCATCTTGTTCAATCCCACTGCTTAGGCAAGTCCACCTAGAaccagttgcccaggaccataTCCAGGCAGCTTTTTAGTATCTCCAAGGCTTCACAGAGGCTTCACAGCCtctgtgggcaacctgtgccagtgcttggtcaTCCTCACAGTGAGAAAGTGTTTCCTTACATTCAGACAGAAGATcctatgtttggttttgtgcccattgcctaTCAttatgcatgcacacacagacatgaTCCGTTGGAAGCTGTTACACGTATTGATGACATCTGTGCTTTCTTCCAGTGAACACTTAACCATTTGGTGCAGCTGGCCACATGTAGAAGCCATAATTGTATTTAGTTTTCATGATCTTTTTATTGGTTTTTCATCTTGTAGGGTAAGTCTTACCCCTTTAAAGGTGCTTTCCCTCCTATGTGGAATCCACTGGTCTACCTGGATTACAACAACCTATGGAGAACTCTGGATGAAATGGGAAAAGAGGTATGGAATGAGGGGTTGCAGCTGAGTGTCTCCACAAGGGGCAAAGTGAAGATGGGACTAGAATGCAGATAGGTCGAGCTGCTCTACCTTGAACAAACCTGGTGCTGGCAAGAGTAGCCATGCGTTTTGGTACTGGTGGTCAGAGCACATGTTGTGTACATGGCATCCTGGCATGGTTTTCTGAAGGCCATGCAGCTGAGGCTGTCTGCAATCATACCTTCTTTTTCAGAGTATATGTTCATTAGGGTTTAGGTATGTGATTTTTAGCATTTTGCCTGATGGCTGGGTAAGTGTAATTTTAAGAGACTTGTACGTCGTCCTCCACTCTCAAATTCAGCTcaaccattttattttgttaccaGTAGTGTATGTTTTGCATTGGCTGAGCTACAAGACTTTGAGAAAAAGTTGCTGTTTCTTGCGTAGATGAATGGGAGAGATATGCAGTATTTGAGAGACATTTCCCAGCACTCTACTTTGCCATTCTAGGCAAAGTCCCTAACTTTAAAATTCTCTATTCTTAAATCTAAAAACAGCactcttaaaacaaacaaataataaaaaacccttaaaaacaTCCTCTGTTAAGTTCACTGTATTACTTGCCAGGAATTTATAGGGTGAGTCACAGTCTAAAGATGAGATAGTTTTTGATTGTGTGTGTTGTCTCTTTCTTATGCCACTCATTCATGTGCTGATGCATGCTTTCTTATGTCTCCTTAGATTCCAAATGAAGCCCCATGGAAGGCTCCACATGCCGAAGAGTGGGACAAAATGACTATGAAAGACTTACTGGATAAAATTTGCTGGACAAAGTAAGAAGATCTTTAATACTAATTATAATAACTTATATTCCTTAGAGCTCCAAATAGGTGTTACTGCTTTGCAAACAGATATAACTACCACTAGAATGCaccctttttaaagaaatgggGTGAGAAAATCTTGTAATAATGGAATGCAACACCTGTCAGCACACAAAGCAGGTTATGTTGTATTTCTATAACCTTTTAGACTAAAATaaaggtaaaaggaaaatgttttggggGAGGGTTACTTCTGAAGACATAGGTAGGAGCTTCATCTGGTTTATGCACTTTACTGTGTGTTTaacttttaagagaaaaatgttcttgCTACAGCAGATTTTTGAATCAAACTTTTGATGAAACAACACACCTTTATTCTCTGCTGGACCAGCTGGTTTTAccaaaatgcagtaaaaaaaatgtttggtctTGAAATAGCACTAAATCACTATAACAGCCATCGTTCTGTTGTTAACTGCTACACTATATAGCAcccagagaaactgaaaaggcTTCATGATTTTATGTGTACatcaaagcaatttttctttacttGCCATCCAGCAACAGTTTGATTGGTTTTCTTcgcactgaagtaaaaaaacccgGTTATTCTGCCTCGCTGTAAAGCAGATTGATTTCTACAACAACTTTTTCAGAATTGCTAAACACCCGACACATGGCTGCTGTGAGCCTGCATGAGCTTGGTGGAGAAGCCTGCTAGCACCCACTCAAGTCGACACGTATTCACaggggcattttttttttgtatttgccTCTAGAAAGCAACATGATCATTGTTAATGGACAGCAGGCTCTTGTCCAAAAACttaatcttctgttttcctttagcCAGAGTTACAATTGCACAAAACCACATAGGAAGTCGTTCTCATTTTTATCACAGTCCGTATTCATTAAAACCAAATAGAAACATATGGGTTTGGTTCTACTGGCCACGTGAACCTCAGATTTGCTAAGGAGCTGTACAGGTTAGCAAAGTGCCATGCACCAGTAAGTCATTCAATATCCAGTAGCTCACATGACtgaagtagtatttttttcaaactctGATGAAATAAGACTTGACATGTTGCCTCAATATTGGCATAACTGTCAGCCTTTCTTAATTCCTAGatgcatttcagattttatatGTGCATCTCAGCATGATTTGCCCAGTTTGTTCAAGATTTAGGTAACATGATATAGAAATTTGCCCTCCTGGAAGGTAACGGTCCAGAAGGGTAATCTTCTAATATTCCCTCTCATCTAACAGACTGTACAGATTTGCTTTTGGCTAGAGTTGCATGCTGGAAATCTCCTGAGTGCTCTTGGTTGAAATAATATTGCCATTTCTAGATAAAATACCAGCAGAAACTGGGGAACTGAAATGCTAAAAAACAATGGGAGAAGGGGGCAAAAACTAGGAGAATTTAACCACCATCTGTGAGCATCCACTCAcgaaatattaataaatacacaCACTAATTATCCCATTAGATAAAATATCTTTCATAGTTGATAATATTTTACAATATGTGCTTATACAGACAAAAATTGATAAATATTTTCCGTATTGTTTCGGCAGTTAAAAATGAGACCAGAATGCACCACccatatttcagaaaatggatccgtttttttatttcagcaggaCTTGGCATTTTTAGAAAGGACAGAAGGtgccttttttctgtctgtatctACAGCTGTTTGACATAGTATGTTTGAGATAGGCTTTTCacttctcctccacctccccaCCATTCCAAAAAgtttgaagactgaaaaaagaaagaagcaactAAAAGTGGACCGATGTACTGGTTTAGAAGCTGATGATTGCCTGAATCCTGTCATGTGAAAAACCTATAGAATTACAGTCCCTGTGAAGCACACTGCAGTTAAGCTGAGCATCTCCTGGTCCTGTCCATGTTCTTTTAAACTCCTCCTCAGAGTGAGAGCAGAGGAAGTATTTAACAGGAGGAATATTTCCCTGAGCCTTAATTAACTCTGTGCACCTAAAATCTTGGATAGGTTTGTACAGGAATTTTCAGTAAAGCTGTTAAGAAAGCACCAATTGGAGGACAAAAAGCAATGATCAGTTTTCAGATATAGGCTGCTTTCCACATTTGTGTTCACCACCACTTGCTACCTGACCACAGTTTAAGATACTGACTTGAGCTGCCAAAAGTGTAGTTCACCTTTCCTTGCCAGACTTTTGCATGAATGTGTATATGCTCTTTTCACTTACTGTTTCCTATAtacatttctttccttgttaTGTTCCAGCTGTCGTGTTCCTCCCTGAGCACACCAAAGGAGCAGAGACAGTGAAGAGATGCTGACTAATCCAGAGAGCTTAGATATTTAGCTTAGACAAGAGCCCTAACTTTTTAATGACAAGTGTTGAATAATCTCAATGCTGTGTGCTTGAGGGACAGTCATTTAACAGGTGCAAACAAAGCTGCATATCTTGGATGTAATCCAGGAACCATGGGAGGACATGGTGGTTTTGGAGTCGAGTGAAGATAGGGGGGATTTCTTCCTTTAATCCAGAGTCTAGGATGACAAGCTAACTTTGTATTAGTAGCATAAAGTGACGTAAGCTTTCATTGGCTCTTGTGCCTCCTGGAGCTCAAGTTTTGCTGGAATACAGCAGATGTTGTTTCCTATTTCAACTGCAATTATGGAGTCCTTTGCCCTCAGTGAAAGACAAGAATGCAGAAGATGGCCTCTCCCTTACTAAAGAACCAGATTGTGACCCTCCTTTAAACTAACTCTCAtttttgctgcagtgctgccaaGAGTTTTGCAACTCTGTTTGTGAATGTGGATGTCACTTCTGAACCCCACGAGGTCTCTGCCCTTTGGTTTTTGTGGTATGTGAAGCAGTGTGGAGGAACAGTGAGGATATTCTCAACAACTAATGGAGGGCAGGTACTGTCAGCCTTCTCCTTCCGTGGCTTGTGACAGGGCCttgcttgtttattttagtTCAGAGGGCCAACTGAGACATCCATGATTTTGAGTCAGTAGCACATTGATAACTAATTCTATTAATTTACACATTGGTCAGAATCTTGAAAAACTAATGTCAAAGGCTATTCCTGTGCTGAAGGCATTGGCTCAGGAATCAGTAGATTTGCAGATTTGTATCAGTTCTTAACTCTTACTTCTGTTTGAGCTCTGGttagaaaactttaaaaaaagaaggtatTAGTTATGCTTATTGCTGTTCTGAGGCTGAAGCAAGCCTTACCATTTCAGAACTACATAGTGGGgatggcagtgctggctgcatgAGTGTGTAGAGTGCTCTGAATTAATATGGAAAATGTCACCCAGAACTGGGTTCCTAAAGACACTAGCTCCCAGGATTAAAActgttaagattttaaaattagtctGAAGAACATTAACACCCCTGCTTAAAAATATcatttctctgaaatgtttgaAATCTGATATATTAGTGCTgcttctgcatttcaaaaaaGTAAAGACTTTGTTAATGGTCTTACCCTTGAGAAATGCAAGTCTTATGGAttatattataaataattatGGGTTAGAAATGCAAAGGATGTAATAatcaaaaatgcaaaaatacagcaaaacatGTTAAGATGCATACTATGCATAGATAAGAGATAATTATAGGTAAATAAACTGTATATTCATTATACACTATATTATTTGAATGCTGTGTTATATTCGAGGTGATTTGAGTTTACATTAAGTTAGTTTACATACTTTGGGATATATTTTTGGTATGAGCTACATCACTTCTTTACACCTTGTTATTTATTATGGGGATCAGGGTTCCTACTTCTGATGCACAGACCTCTGCAGGGATAAGAGTGAACTCAGAGGAAGGATTAAAAGTTTAAGTGCTTTTCAGAAGTCTTGCTGATTCACACAGGTCTGTGGAATCCATTTGGAGACCACATGAGAAGGGATTTTCTCATGAGGTGGCTGATACATCTAGTTTTGGCTGGTGGTCAAGTACAGGAAGTGTTTGAGGAGTTcactggaagagaaaggagcatGAATACGTTTTCCAACTGAGACTGCTGGACTTCCCTGAAAAGGTCTGATAACAGTGGAAGGATTTGCTTTGAATGCCGAGCAAAATGCTTGTCGCGACATGTGCTTCACATGCATCACTCAGCTGATTCTGCTTTGCtaagttgttgttttctgtgtttcaggagAGAAAGTTTGTTGGGGGCTCTGGCCAGATCAGTGAGAAAATCATGGAGCGCCTGGGAGGCCGGGTGAAGCTGAGGAAGCCAGTCATCCGCATCGACCAGTCGGGTGAAAGTGTCATAGTGGAAACCTTAGATCATGAATTATATGAGGTAATGAAACCTCTAACATTTAAGCAGCTGTTTGTGCTAGGATGGCTAGAAAACCtttaacttttcctttctgacTTCTCCAAAATCCTGTACAAAAATGTAGCAGAGATTAAAGTGACTGacagaaaaatcacactttCTCATCATCCTCAAGTAATAGCAATGGTAGGCATTTGAAGTGATGCCTGAAAAGCAAAGTATATTTGAGTTCTTCCATCACTAGCATCTCCTCTAGTATTCAGTTACCTTCCAAATTAAAGAATAATTGTATGGTGAACACAGAAATGTAGCTTAGTAATAaactttctgtgaaaaacatttcaggCTTTGCTTCCAAGTTGTAATAGAGGAGTCCAGATGGAAGAGAGACTGATGAACTCTTGTAATACAGAAAATCTTTCCACTGGCTTTTTGTCAAGTGCTGGGGAAAGCAGCTGCCCATCACTGGAACAGATGGCTGTTTTTATaatgcttgtttgttgtttaacAACCAGAATTTTGTGAGGCTTCAGTTTTGCAATTCTTATGCTAAATGCCAAAATTGCTTCAGAAGATACACCCTGGAGCCTCCTCAGTTGTCTGCCAAGATGATTAAAGCAACATACTTAGCATGAAGTAGTGAAGAATGTATTTGGCTTAtgtataatttcttttccaggGCAAATATGTGATCAGTGCCATTCCCCCTGCTCTTGGTTTGAAGATTCATTTCAACCCACCTTTGCCACCAATGAGAAACCAGCTCATCAACCGAATCCCCATGGGCTCAGTCATCAAGTGTATTGTGTACTATAAGGAAACTTTCTGGAGAAAGAAGGGTATTATTCTTTAATTGAAGGGAATAGTAGTaacagagagagggaagaaggtaCATGCAATGGAGTAGACTTTGTGTTTAGAGGATGCTGAACCACAGAAGGAGACTTTGTACACTTCTATGCCAGTTTTGCCGTTCCCTGTTTGCGGAACTTGAGAGGTGATTTGGGAAGAGAGAGTGGATGGGAAAATTAAAAGGAGGTCGTAGGCATGAAGGGAGAGCTCATGTCTGTTGCTTATTGCCTTGGTTGTCCTTTGTTgtcctcctcttttccttcagtgGCACCTGAATATGAGATGCATCTCTCCCACTTGTACAGTAAGCTAAAGGTCCAAGTGATATGTGACGGAGTGAGATTTTATCCAATCAGTTTGTCAGCCTCCAAAATCTCTTGTCTTCTGGATGCACAGGGCAGGATTAATTTGTCTTCACACAGACATACCCAGCTGGGCTAGCCATCCTGCACTCCCTTCACGTGCTGAGTACTTCCATCATGATTCCTCAGATCACTTTTAGAACTTACTGAATCTAAGACAATCTGCAATGTAATAGCACCCATTTCTCTTCACTGGATATAGAGACTCCACATTTGTGTTTGTCTGCAAATGTTATCCACCCTTCATTTCAACTAATGATTTTCTGGATCCTGGCATATTCTGGCTATTAGGTTTGGGGTGGATTGGCAAGAGGTGACACTCATTTCCTGGTAGAACCCATAGTTTTCATACTGTGCTTTCCTAACACTGTTGTTGCTCCTTCAAGAACAATTTATTCTCTTCAAACActtattttaagaataattgtattttcaaacaaatgTAAAAGTATCTCCTCCTATGTCTGATATAAATGTCATATACAGAGTCATTTGTACTGGAGGCACTTGAACATCTTCGGAATCTGAGACCAATCTGTTTCTGTGGAATTAATAATTACTGGATtgcagaataatttatttttctatcacAAATTCAGCAAAAGGAAATTCCTTTGTTGACTTTCTAGTCTAAAGATGCTTGAAAACTATTGTTAATTGTCAGCACATCTGAGATCTGAATTTTCTCCTCTAGAGATGATCTAGCGCTTCTCTGAACCAAAAGGATATTACACTGCAAGGGACCTATGGGCTAATCTTGGTCAATTGATGGAGATTGCTTTagttggttgtttgttttttttttattcttctttcctttgttttcatatGTCCCTACATTAGAATCAGAGAATAAGAGAGAgtgggagggacctctggatGCCATCTAGTCCAATGCCTTGCTCAAAGCAGGATGAATTTGGATCAGGTTGTTTAGGGCTTTTTCCAGTCAACTTCTAAGTTTTCACAGGAACCTTGTTCCTGCTTTTGGACACATGGATCCTAACTCCTTTTCCACTTTCTGCTTACCAGGGTATTGTGGCACCATGATCATTGAAGATGAGGATGCTGCAATTGGTTTAACACTTGATGATACAAAGCCTGATGGCAGCTTTCCTGCCATAATTGGGTAAGAGTCAAAGGAGATGTCTggttaatgcatttttattttgcctgaGAGGGaacaattaaaacagaaaacctgcTACTTTTGAagtgaaatacttaaaaatagtTAAAGGGCTGAGTTTCTCAATTTGTGCTGAATTATGTTCTAGTAACTATTCTTTCAAAAAAGTTATCCCTGTGATttaattgttaattttaaaaaatggaattctatttttcttctgtctttctcacTCTTTTTGTGGCAAAATACAAGAttgcaggaaagcaaaggaaggagaagaaagggagtGACTGCAGAAATGCTATCTCCAAATAGTTTGCCTTCCCTAAATCTTCCAGttatttaaatgattttttttcctataattatgttttgtttttaaacagtcaGAGACTATGATCAGtttagaaattttatttaacaaaatttCCAGCTCAATCCCAGGCTTCACCTCGTGTTGTTATATGCTTGCATGCCCTGCTGTATAAAGGTAAGGACTTTGGGAAAGAGCTCATACAAATACTCCAACCTGAACTTCAGTGAGTCCTGCAAGCAGCAGACGTAGAATATAACATTGCACAGAGAGGTGAAGTTGATGTTTTGGGTAGAGACCTGAAAGCTAATACAGTGCATCAAAAGCATCTCATCTTAAGCTATTggcattttaaataatgcaagAAATGTAGTAAGATAATGGAAGAAAATTGTCTGTGGTATTCCTATTTTTACAGCTTCATTCTTGCTCGGAAGTGTAGAAGACTGACGGGTCTCACGAAAGAAGAAAGGTAAGGACAAACACCAGAGATCTGCATGGAATCTGAGTCAAACTTTTGTTATAAATgaccagagcaggaaaaaaaaatgccccaaTTTGAAGTAAGTTTTTTGTAACTTTGGAACAGTAGGAGGACATGGCACTTTGAGGAAGAAGATCTCTTACTTGTTTTTGAATGAAGACCCCACAAAATTCCCATAAACAGGCAACAGATGTAGTAGCTAGTCCCTGCTCTTTGGACATGCTCAGGTTCTGGTTCTCCTTTTCCAGCGGGGCTGCTCTGCTTATATGACTTTTGCAAAATAACTGCTCTAAGCTGCTGACTATGAAAGTAGTGTAGATATTCTGCTGACCTCACTGGAAAGTGTCCAGGGCCAGCCTCATCCCTCCCCACTGTTATCCCTCTGGCTTCTTGCAAGTGCACTTGGCTCTTTGAAAGCTTGTCAGAAAGGATGAATTTGGGCCACTGtgcttgactttttttttctttctaatcaCCCTGGAGAGTCCTTTCATCATCTGTAATTTAGTGCAACCTTGAGGCTGCTGTAGCTGCCATGAACATGACCTTTGCATCATGAAGGAATCAAAAGCTGCTTCCAGCTGAGTTATAGGAAAAAATCCCTTTCAGGCACAAATGAAGATCTTTTTTATTGTCTTGTTGATACAGGTCTCTGCATACAAtagtgcttttttgtttattactAAAACAGAATTTACACAGTAATGAGTTTTTTCCATCACATTGATTCACAGTATCTGATCAAATTAAAGCTACAAGTAGGGAGTGTGGATATGAGGAGAACCTTATTTTGACATGGAGAAAATAcctctgtttttaaagcatgCCACAAGGAATACTGTGtccaaataaacattttacagTAATAGCTAGTCTAACTAGAGAGGACACAGTCAACTCAGATTAGTTTTGCAGGTAGTCTAGCAGACTGTGGATAATGGGTCTAATGTCCCAGTCTTTTCAAGTGATAGCCCAGTACCACacagtgtttttaattttggcAAGAATGGACAAGGCAGCCTTTTCCCCAGCACTCAGGCTTTGAAAAAGACCTCCAGCAGGTGACTGACAATAAAAGTAGTGTAGGTATtgtgaaatgcagcattttaagCCATCATTAGCACCAGATGGTGTCTTGCACTGTGTGTCAATACACTAGATGCAACTGAGCATTTGGGGTATTTGAGAACAGGTCCTCATTCTTTGAAATGAAGAGCTGTCCTGGCTGCTTGCAAGGCATCATTAAGGAAAGGTTGCTTTCCCCTGGGTGTTAAAAACATGAGTACAGTTTTCTGACTCTGCTGCTGGCTATGACTAAGTTTTAAACAAAAGGATTTTGAACTCTCATCTTTTAGGGAATAAACCATAGACTAGGAAGAACTTTGCTTTGGTAACTAATAGTTAAGTATGCTTGGGTTGGTAACCGATAGAAGTACCCTGGTGCAAGGGCACGGGGATGCCTCTGGCTCCTAAAGTCCCGGTCACAGTCTGCCAAGGTGGGAAACTGCTGGGCTGCATTGCAGCTTCTCTCCTGCATGTGAGCACACATCTCACCTTACAGTGGAAACTAGGGTtcaggagaaggcagagcaCACACCCCTGACTTCTCCCAGTGTATGTTCAGGGTGCAGCCAGTTTGTTGTTTAGATGGGGGCTATGGTGTTTGCAGGGAGGGATCGCTGCCAAGGAAGGGCTTCTTGTTGCACCCTGCAGAGGATGCATCTTGCTGAGATGCTGTGCTTTCCTGTCAGCACAAGCTGGGCTCTCCCTTTGTTATGTTGTTGACAGGGCAAGGTTTTCAGTAATTCTTGGATAGCAAGAGTAGGATGTACAGTCCATGGCAGCTATCTTAAATCATGGCTGAGAACAGCAGTTGTGGGAGGGGATGGAAACCATTCTACAGCCTAAGCCAGACATAAGGGAGTAAAACTCACTGCTGCCTTCCATCTGGTCTTCCCAGACCAAGTATCAATGGGTAATTACAGTGCTTAGGTCACGCCCTACCTTGCACTTCTGTGCAATGAAGGTGTCACACACTGCTGTGGAAAAAGAGACCAGGGAGAAAAGCTGAGTATCTATCTGCATATGCAGTTCTGCCACGCTGGGTGTGGTGTAACTCTCAACAGGACCCTACTGAGTTAGCTCCAGGCATAACATTCCTCTTATGTAGTGCTGGTGGCAGTTTCACAGCTGAGTCCAAAGCCAAGAAACAAGGATTTTACTCACTACATTTTCTGTATGTTCCATGCTAGCATTAGCCATAAATCCataaataagtatttatttaaactgcTCTAGGATAAAAAGTGCAGATGTTGCAGAGATACCAGCCCATCTGCAAGGACTGCTCTTACTAGGAGGGACATCCTCAGTGACAGATTACTGCTGGTATGATTCAGCGCTTTAGAAACTGCATTGCTATGGGTTTTTTCAGTCCACTGATACCTTATT carries:
- the MAOB gene encoding amine oxidase [flavin-containing] B isoform X1; this translates as MPSPQTLGEAGEKTATPSAPAAGLSAAKLLTESGLSVVLLEANDRVGGRTFTVRNKQVKYVDLGGAYVGPTQNRLLRLSKELGIETYKVNEVEHLIHHVKGKSYPFKGAFPPMWNPLVYLDYNNLWRTLDEMGKEIPNEAPWKAPHAEEWDKMTMKDLLDKICWTNAAKSFATLFVNVDVTSEPHEVSALWFLWYVKQCGGTVRIFSTTNGGQERKFVGGSGQISEKIMERLGGRVKLRKPVIRIDQSGESVIVETLDHELYEGKYVISAIPPALGLKIHFNPPLPPMRNQLINRIPMGSVIKCIVYYKETFWRKKGYCGTMIIEDEDAAIGLTLDDTKPDGSFPAIIGFILARKCRRLTGLTKEERKTRLCELYAKVLGSEEALHPVHYEEKNWCEEQYSGGCYTAYFPPGIMTQYGRIIRQPIGRIYFAGTETATEWSGYMEGAVQAGERAAREILFAMRKIPDSEIWKPEPESTDVPALPITTTFWERNLPSVPGLLKLLGFSTFFTSMAAVGLFAYKKGLLVRN
- the MAOB gene encoding amine oxidase [flavin-containing] B isoform X2, whose amino-acid sequence is MAERCDVVVVGGGISGLSAAKLLTESGLSVVLLEANDRVGGRTFTVRNKQVKYVDLGGAYVGPTQNRLLRLSKELGIETYKVNEVEHLIHHVKGKSYPFKGAFPPMWNPLVYLDYNNLWRTLDEMGKEIPNEAPWKAPHAEEWDKMTMKDLLDKICWTNAAKSFATLFVNVDVTSEPHEVSALWFLWYVKQCGGTVRIFSTTNGGQERKFVGGSGQISEKIMERLGGRVKLRKPVIRIDQSGESVIVETLDHELYEGKYVISAIPPALGLKIHFNPPLPPMRNQLINRIPMGSVIKCIVYYKETFWRKKGYCGTMIIEDEDAAIGLTLDDTKPDGSFPAIIGFILARKCRRLTGLTKEERKTRLCELYAKVLGSEEALHPVHYEEKNWCEEQYSGGCYTAYFPPGIMTQYGRIIRQPIGRIYFAGTETATEWSGYMEGAVQAGERAAREILFAMRKIPDSEIWKPEPESTDVPALPITTTFWERNLPSVPGLLKLLGFSTFFTSMAAVGLFAYKKGLLVRN